From one Eucalyptus grandis isolate ANBG69807.140 chromosome 9, ASM1654582v1, whole genome shotgun sequence genomic stretch:
- the LOC104419158 gene encoding ribulose-1,5 bisphosphate carboxylase/oxygenase large subunit N-methyltransferase, chloroplastic, whose product MVMVFFRGLSGRSGVGLGLWKRKQSGVRLEAHVFGPNIGERIRPGDHDPWCLVLAATVPSRSRSAPSPPASPAAAAAAFLLRSRAALRPSRRRNLCLASSSETLVGGSLREEEGKRRGEVVVSKKEEEDDLKSWMHRNGLPPCKVVLKERASHNERHQPIHYVAASEDLQVGDVAFSVPNSLVVTLERVLGNETIAELLATNKLSELACLALYLMYEKKQGKKSFWYPYIRELDRQRGRGQLAVESPLLWAESELDYLTGSPTKAEVLERAEGIRREYNELDTVWFMAGSLFQQYPYDIPTEAFPFEIFKQAFVAIQSCVVHLQKVSLARRFALVPLGPPLLTYRSNCKAMLTAVDGAVELVVDRAYKAGEPIVVWCGPQPNSRLLLNYGFVDEDNSYDRLGVEASLNTEDPQYQDKRIVAQRNGKLSKQLFYVYAGKEREAVWDMLPYLRLGYVSDPSDMQSVISSQGPICPVSPCTERAVLDQLVEYFESRIAGYPTTLSEDETLLADPSLNPKKRVATQLVRLEKKILNSCLQAAVDLINQLPDHTVSPCPAPYAPYLK is encoded by the exons ATGGTGATGGTTTTCTTTCGTGGGCTCAGTGGTCGATCCGGTGTCGGGCTTGGGCTTTGGAAACGGAAGCAGAGCGGTGTACGCTTGGAGGCCCATGTTTTTGGGCCGAATATTGGTGAACGAATCCGACCCGGTGATCATGATCCTTGGTGTTTGGTTCTTGCgg CAACGGTCCCGTCTCGCTCCCGCTCCGCTCCCTCTCCCCccgcctcccccgccgccgccgccgccgccttcctCCTCAGGAGCCGGGCTGCCCTCCGGCCGTCCCGCCGCCGGAACCTGTGCCTGGCGTCGAGCTCCGAGACCCTGGTGGGGGGATCGCTcagggaggaggaggggaagcGGCGCGGCGAGGTCGTCGTGagcaagaaggaggaggaggacgacttGAAGTCTTGGATGCACCGGAACGGGCTTCCACCGTGCAAGGTCGTGCTCAAGGAGAGGGCGTCGCACAATGAGAGGCACCAGCCCATACACTACGTCGCCGCCAGCGAAGATCTTCAG GTGGGCGATGTCGCATTCTCTGTTCCGAATTCGCTGGTTGTGACACTGGAGAGAGTGCTGGGTAACGAGACTATTG CGGAACTACTTGCCACGAACAAATTGTCGGAGTTGGCATGCTTGGCCTTGTATCTAATGTATGAGAAGAAGCAAGGGAAGAAGTCTTTCTGGTACCCTTACATAAGGGAGCTTGATCGTCAGCGTGGAAGGGGCCAGTTGGCAGTGGAATCTCCGCTTTTATGGGCAGAATCTGAACTTGATTACTTAACAGGAAGTCCAACAAAG GCCGAAGTGCTTGAGAGGGCTGAAGGGATCAGAAGAGAATACAATGAGCTTGACACTGTTTGGTTTATGGCTGGTTCTTTGTTTCAG CAATACCCTTACGATATTCCAACTGAGGCCTTTCCGTTTGAGATTTTCAAGCAAGCCTTTGTGGCAATTCAATCTTGCGTGGTGCATTTGCAG AAAGTCAGTCTTGCACGAAGATTTGCTTTAGTTCCTCTTGGTCCCCCATTGCTAACATATAGAAGCAATTGCAAGGCAATGTTGACAGCCGTTGATGGTGCTGTTGAACTAGTGGTTGATCGTGCATATAAGGCTGGAGAACCAATAGTTGTTTG GTGTGGACCACAGCCTAATTCAAGATTGCTTTTGAACTATGGTTTTGTTGATGAAGATAACTCTTATGATCGGCTTGGGGTTGAG GCTTCTTTGAATACTGAGGATCCTCAATATCAGGATAAAAGAATAGTTGCTCAACGAAACGGAAAGCTTTCGAAACAACTCTTTTAt GTGTATGctggaaaggaaagggaagcTGTGTGGGATATGCTTCCTTATTTGCGATTGGGCTATGTTTCGGATCCTTCAGATATGCAGTCAGTCATTTCATCCCAAGGTCCAATATGTCCC GTGAGTCCTTGCACAGAGAGGGCTGTCTTGGACCAATTAGTTGAATATTTCGAGTCACGGATTGCTGGCTATCCTACAACCTTGAGTGAAGATGAGACTTTG TTGGCAGATCCCTCTTTAAACCCAAAGAAGCGAGTTGCCACACAGCTTGTGcggttggaaaagaaaattctaaattcatGCTTGCAGGCGGCAGTTGATCTGATAAATCAGTTACCTGATCACACTGTTTCTCCCTGTCCTGCTCCTTATGCTCCTTACTTGAAATGA